From Rutidosis leptorrhynchoides isolate AG116_Rl617_1_P2 chromosome 3, CSIRO_AGI_Rlap_v1, whole genome shotgun sequence, a single genomic window includes:
- the LOC139901473 gene encoding uncharacterized protein: MVFLGMLGSIDCMHWRWRNCPAHWKGHYTRGDHGYPSIILEAVASYDGWFWHAFFGTAGSNNDINVLNQFDLFSELLAGEAPPCTYTVNGCTFAKGYYLADAIYPEWSTIVKSFKNLIDPKQKKFKRYQELARKDIERAFGILQGRWRIVQCPARPYYIHKIRRILLSYVILNNMITEDNDRAFCGLEENYRPVRRPPRSFQERVEAHMRVDAEIRDAGIHQLLKHMLVEHIHNLPPNYRIQHDPTRNPNNQDDARPSHIPDDEDEEDHKEDQEDDDEE; encoded by the coding sequence ATGGTTTTTTTAGGGATGTTAGgaagtattgattgtatgcattggagaTGGAGAAATTGTCCGGCACATTGGAAGGGTCATTATACACGAGGTGACCATGGTTACCCGTCAATTATACTTGAAGCGGTAGCATCGTACGATGGATGGTTTTGGCACGCGTTTTTTGGAACTGCCGGATCAAACAATGATATCAACGTACTAAATCAATTCGACTTATTTAGTGAGTTATTAGCCGGTGAAGCACCACCATGTACGTATACGGTTAACGGGTGTACGTTTGCTAAGGGTTATTATTTGGCGGATGCAATTTACCCGGAATGGTCTACAATAGTTAAGTCGTTCAAAAATCTGATAGACCCgaaacaaaaaaaattcaaaagGTATCAAGAATtggcaagaaaagatattgaacgagCATTTGGAATACTACAAGGCCGATGGAGAATTGTTCAATGTCCGGCACGACCATATTATATCCACAAAATTAGAAGGATTTTGTTATCATATgtgatattaaataatatgataaccGAGGACAACGACCGTGCATTTTGTGGACTCGAGGAGAATTATCGTCCGGTTCGACGACCACCGAGATCATTCCAAGAAAGGGTTGAAGCGCATATGCGAGTGGACGCGGAAATAAGAGATGCGGGCATTCATCAACTACTAAAACATATGCTTGTAGAACACATACATAATCTTCCACCAAATTATCGTATACAACATGATCCCACAAGAAATCCAAACAACCAAGATGACGCCAGACCTTCACACATTCCCGATGACGAGGATGAAGAAGATCACAAAGAAGATCAAGAAGACGACGATGAAGAATAG